A portion of the Irregularibacter muris genome contains these proteins:
- the minC gene encoding septum site-determining protein MinC, with amino-acid sequence MTDKVITFKGSRDGLYLIINNEYELEEIKEKIQDKIASAQSFFQGNQNIKIKGTSLSEKDLEELIHWMEKTHQLVVTLEKGEAEKEFFSKPNPISQAPIEEGKTKFVYTTLRSGNRVQFDGNIVIVGDVNPGAEVIATGNIIIMGALRGIAHAGAAGNQYAIVVAFSLQPTQLRIADIITRAPDQQSFKPTCPEKACISGEKIIILPYYKNI; translated from the coding sequence ATGACAGATAAGGTTATTACATTTAAAGGCAGCAGAGATGGTTTATATCTCATTATCAATAATGAATATGAATTAGAAGAAATAAAGGAAAAAATTCAAGACAAGATTGCTTCAGCACAATCATTTTTTCAAGGCAATCAAAATATAAAGATTAAGGGGACAAGTCTTTCAGAAAAAGATTTAGAGGAATTAATCCATTGGATGGAAAAGACCCATCAACTTGTAGTTACACTGGAAAAAGGAGAAGCAGAAAAGGAGTTTTTCTCCAAGCCAAATCCGATTTCCCAAGCACCTATTGAAGAAGGGAAAACAAAATTTGTATATACCACATTAAGATCTGGTAACAGGGTACAATTTGATGGTAATATTGTCATTGTGGGAGATGTAAATCCTGGAGCTGAAGTAATTGCCACTGGAAACATTATTATCATGGGTGCTCTAAGAGGGATTGCCCATGCAGGGGCTGCAGGGAATCAATATGCTATAGTGGTAGCATTTTCTTTACAGCCAACACAATTGCGTATTGCAGATATTATTACAAGAGCTCCAGATCAGCAATCTTTTAAGCCAACTTGTCCAGAGAAGGCTTGTATAAGTGGAGAGAAAATAATTATTCTACCATACTACAAAAATATATAA
- the minE gene encoding cell division topological specificity factor MinE — MFNFFNKGGNKSKNVAKERLKLVLVHDRANVSPQFLDMIKGDIIEVIKDYIEVDECGIEINLTKTKREEDDAMVPALVANIPIKKMLKRA, encoded by the coding sequence TTGTTTAATTTTTTTAATAAAGGTGGAAATAAGAGTAAAAATGTAGCAAAGGAAAGGCTGAAATTGGTATTGGTTCATGATCGCGCTAATGTCTCTCCTCAATTTTTAGATATGATTAAAGGAGATATCATTGAAGTAATTAAAGACTATATTGAAGTAGATGAATGTGGTATAGAAATAAACCTAACTAAAACCAAGAGGGAAGAAGACGATGCGATGGTACCAGCACTAGTTGCTAATATACCCATCAAAAAAATGTTAAAAAGAGCATAA
- a CDS encoding FMN-binding protein gives MQFKKTMLLCLTLLLTFSLMVGCARNQNQQPNQQENNNQNEQPQQPPQNNQETNLEDGIYTDKGEQDERGWTPIITIIVRDGKMDNVFYDEIDEEGEDLKSFDAEYAINMKEKSGELPYTAGRKLADSLKATGNPDQVDNISGATGTSESFKNLAQEALEKNPKPLGETFPDGIYKAESEEDERGYKSLAAIVINEGKVSTIEYDEYHEQNNSFKTEDEEYAKNMKEKSGVTPEEAVENLISQLREKEDPKDVDDVAGATGTSNGFKDLMTKVFSYIKK, from the coding sequence ATGCAATTCAAAAAAACAATGCTACTATGTTTAACACTATTACTTACTTTTTCTCTTATGGTAGGATGTGCTAGAAATCAAAATCAACAGCCTAATCAACAGGAAAATAACAACCAAAATGAACAACCTCAACAACCCCCACAAAACAACCAAGAAACTAATTTAGAAGATGGTATCTACACGGACAAAGGCGAGCAGGATGAGCGAGGCTGGACGCCCATAATTACGATAATTGTAAGAGATGGGAAAATGGATAATGTATTCTATGATGAAATAGATGAAGAGGGAGAGGACTTAAAGAGTTTTGATGCTGAATATGCAATCAATATGAAGGAAAAGTCAGGGGAACTTCCCTATACAGCTGGAAGAAAGTTAGCTGATTCATTAAAGGCTACTGGAAATCCTGATCAAGTAGACAACATTAGCGGCGCTACGGGTACCAGTGAGAGCTTTAAAAATCTTGCTCAGGAAGCTCTGGAAAAGAACCCAAAACCATTGGGAGAAACTTTCCCAGATGGCATCTATAAAGCAGAATCTGAGGAAGATGAACGGGGATATAAGAGTCTTGCGGCAATAGTGATTAATGAAGGGAAAGTATCTACTATAGAATATGACGAGTATCATGAGCAAAATAATTCCTTTAAAACTGAAGATGAGGAATATGCAAAGAATATGAAAGAAAAATCAGGAGTGACTCCTGAAGAGGCTGTGGAGAATCTCATATCTCAATTAAGAGAAAAGGAAGACCCCAAGGATGTTGATGATGTTGCAGGTGCAACGGGGACTTCCAACGGATTTAAAGATTTAATGACCAAAGTCTTTTCCTATATTAAAAAATAA
- the minD gene encoding septum site-determining protein MinD, translated as MGEVIVITSGKGGVGKTTTAANIGTALALMGKSVVIVDADIGLRNLDVVMGLENRIVYDVVDVAEGICRLKQALIKDKRFDGLYLLPAAQTKDKTAINPKQMQELNEDLKKEFDYVIIDCPAGIEQGFKNAIAGADKAIVVTAPEVSAVRDADRIIGLLEANEIHNPQLVINKLRIDMVKKGDMMNIDDMIDILAIELLGVIPDDQSIVISTNRGEPAVVDNNSLAGNAYRNVAERITGKEVPFMDLEVNDGFIKKLAKKLGIKLT; from the coding sequence ATGGGTGAAGTTATTGTAATTACATCAGGAAAAGGCGGGGTAGGAAAAACAACCACCGCTGCAAATATTGGAACGGCACTGGCTTTAATGGGTAAAAGTGTGGTAATCGTTGATGCAGATATTGGCCTTAGAAACTTAGATGTTGTTATGGGATTAGAAAACAGAATAGTGTACGATGTTGTTGATGTAGCAGAGGGGATTTGTAGGCTAAAACAAGCCTTAATAAAAGACAAACGTTTTGATGGTCTATATCTATTACCTGCTGCTCAAACTAAAGATAAAACAGCTATAAATCCAAAGCAAATGCAAGAATTAAATGAAGATTTAAAGAAAGAATTTGACTATGTTATTATTGATTGCCCAGCTGGTATAGAGCAAGGATTTAAAAATGCTATTGCTGGTGCAGACAAGGCCATAGTTGTAACAGCCCCAGAAGTATCCGCTGTTAGAGATGCTGATCGTATTATCGGCTTATTAGAGGCCAATGAAATACATAATCCTCAACTTGTGATCAATAAACTTCGAATTGATATGGTAAAAAAAGGGGATATGATGAATATCGATGATATGATTGATATTTTAGCCATAGAACTATTAGGTGTTATTCCCGATGATCAGAGTATTGTCATATCTACTAACAGAGGGGAGCCTGCAGTTGTTGACAACAACTCCTTAGCTGGTAATGCCTATCGTAATGTGGCAGAAAGAATTACTGGAAAAGAAGTACCCTTTATGGACCTCGAAGTAAATGATGGATTTATCAAAAAACTAGCAAAAAAACTAGGGATAAAATTAACATAA